The proteins below are encoded in one region of Rhinolophus sinicus isolate RSC01 linkage group LG07, ASM3656204v1, whole genome shotgun sequence:
- the RRP12 gene encoding RRP12-like protein, with translation MGRSGKLPSGVSAKLKRWKKGHSSDSNPAICRHRQAARSRFFSRPSGKSDLTVDAVKLHNELQSGSLRLGKSEAPETAMEEEEATALTEKSSATFLSGLSDCTNVTFSKVQRFWESNSAAHKEICAVLAAVTEVIRSQGGKETETEYFAALMTTMEAVESPESLAAVAYLLNLVLKRVPSPVLIKKFSDTSKAFMEIMSAQASSGSTSALRWVLSCLAILLRKQDLEAWGYPVTLQVYHGLLSFTVHTKPKIRKAAQHGVCSVLKGSEFMFGEKAAAHHPAAVSTAKFCIQEIEKSGGSKEATTTLHMLTLLKDLLPCFPEGMVKSCSETLLRVMTLSHVLVTACAMQAFHSLFHAKPGPGTLPAELNAQIITALYDYVPSENDLQPLLAWLKVMEKAHINLVRLQPDLGLGHLPRFFGTAMTCLLSPHSHVVTAATQSLQEILKECVAPHMAGIGSVTSSASGPGQYVAKMFRAVEEGLTYKFHAAWSSVLQLLCVFFEAAGRQAHPVMKKCLQSLCDLRLSPHFPHTAALDQAVGAAVASMGPEVVLQAVPLEIDGSEETLDFPRSWLLPVIRDHVRETRLGFFTAYFLPLATTLKSKAMDLAQAGSTVESKIYDTLQWQIWTLLPGFCTRPTDVAASFRGLARTLGTAISEHPDLRVTVCQALRTLITKGCEAEADRAEVSRFAKNFLPILFNLYGQPVAAGDTPAPRRAVLETIKTYLTITEPQLVNGFLEKASEKVLDPASSDFTRLSVLDLVVALAPHADEAAISKLYSTIRPYLESKAHGVQKKAYRVLEEVCASPWGPGARFVQSHLDDLKKTLLDSLRTTSSPAKRPRLKCLIHIVKKLTAEHEEFITALVPEVILCTKEVSVGARKNAFALLVEMGHAFLRFGPSQEEALQRYLILIYPGLVGAVTMVSCSILALTHLLFEFKGLMGTSTVEQLLENVCLLLASRTRDVVKSALGFIKVAVLVMDVAHLAKHVQLVMEAIGKLSDDMRRHFRMKLRNLFTKFIRKFGFELVKKLLPVEYHKVLVNIRKAEARAKRHRALNQAAEEEEEEEEPAQGTGDSIEEILADSEDEDSEQEERSRGKEQRRLTRQRSRAWLKEGGGDEPLNFLDPKVAQRVLATQPGPGYGKKKDHGFKVSADGRLIIREEDDDAATTKMEEEEGAKGEDEEMADLMEDLGVRRKKPQKLKHQKEPDDEELEMPPQYQAGGSGIHRPVAKKATPGAEYKAKKAKGDVKKKGRLDPYAYIPLNRTKLNHRKKMKLQGQFKGLVKAAQRGSQVGHKLRRKDRRP, from the exons ATGGGTCGCTCCGGGAAGTTGCCCTCCGGTGTCTCCGCTAAGTTGAAACGCTGGAAGAAAGGCCACAGCAGCGACAGCAACCCCGCCATTTGTCGCCACCGGCAGGCCGCCCGCAGCCGCTTCTTCAGCCGGCCCTCAG GAAAGAGCGACCTGACAGTTGATGCTGTGAAGTTGCATAATGAGTTGCAGTCAGGGTCCCTGCGCCTGGGCAAAAGTGAAGCTCCTGAGACGGCCATGGAAGAAGAAGAGGCGACAGCTCTCACGGAGAAGTCCTCGGCCACCTTCCTGAGCGGCCTCTCCGACTGCACTAATGTCACCTTCAGCAAAGTGCAGCGCTTCTGGGAATCCAACTCTGCTGCCCACAAGGAG ATCTGTGCTGTTCTGGCTGCTGTCACCGAGGTGATTCGCtcccagggagggaaggagacggAGACTGAGTACTTTGCAGCCCTG ATGACGACAATGGAAGCGGTGGAATCCCCAGAGTCTCTGGCCGCTGTTGCTTACCTGCTGAACCTTGTCCTGAAGCG AGTACCCAGCCCTGTGCTCATTAAGAAGTTCTCCGATACCTCCAAAGCCTTCATGGAAATCATGTCAGCCCAGGCCAGCAGTGGCTCCACCTCTGCGCTCCGATGG GTCCTCTCGTGCCTGGCTATCCTTCTGCGGAAGCAGGACCTGGAGGCCTGGGGCTACCCCGTGACCCTGCAGGTGTACCACGGGCTGCTGAGCTTCACCGTGCACACCAAGCCCAAG ATCCGGAAGGCTGCCCAGCATGGAGTGTGCTCGGTCCTCAAGGGCAGTGAATTCATGTTTGGTGAGAAGGCCGCTGCCCATCACCCTGCTGCCGTTTCTACTGCCAAATTCTGCATCCAGGAGATTGAGAAGTCTGGAG GCTCCAAGGAGGCCACCACCACGCTGCACATGCTGACACTGCTGAAGGACCTGCTGCCCTGCTTCCCGGAAGGCATGGTGAAAAGCTGCAGTGAGACTCTTCTCAGGGTCATGACCTTGAGCCATGTG CTGGTGACGGCCTGTGCCATGCAGGCTTTTCACAGCCTCTTCCATGCGAAGCCGGGCCCGGGTACCCTGCCTGCAGAGCTCAATGCTCAGATCATCACG GCCTTGTATGACTACGTTCCCAGTGAGAATGACTTACAGCCCCTATTGGCCTGGCTGAAGGTCATGGAGAAAGCCCATATCAACCTGGTCAG GCTACAGCCGGACCTGGGACTGGGCCACCTCCCTCGCTTCTTTGGAACTGCGATgacctgcctcctctccccccactcaCACGTGGTGACAGCTGCTACCCAGAGTCTCCAG GAGATCCTGAAGGAGTGTGTCGCTCCCCACATGGCCGGCATTGGCTCCGTGACCTCCTCAGCCTCAGGCCCTGGCCAGTATGTTGCCAAGATGTTCAG GGCAGTAGAGGAGGGCCTGACATACAAATTCCACGCGGCCTGGAGCTCCGTGTTGCAGCTGCTGTGCGTCTTCTTTGAGGCGGCTGGGAGGCAGGCCCATCCTGTGATGAAGAAG TGCCTCCAATCCCTGTGTGACCTGCGCCTctccccccacttcccccacacagcagctctgGACCAGGCAGTGGGGGCTGCGGTGGCCAGCATGGGACCTGAGGTGGTTTTACAGGCTGTGCCTCTGGAGATTGATGGCTCTGA AGAGACTCTGGATTTCCCACGGAGCTGGCTGCTGCCCGTCATCCGGGACCACGTCCGGGAAACACGACTTGGTTTCTTCACCGCCTACTTCTTGCCCCTGGCTACCACCCTGAAGAGCAAAG CAATGGACCTGGCGCAGGCGGGCAGCACAGTGGAGTCCAAGATCTATGACACACTGCAGTGGCAG ATCTGGACCCTCCTGCCTGGGTTCTGCACGAGGCCAACAGATGTGGCTGCCTCCTTCAGAGGGCTGGCACGGACGCTGGGCACAGCCATCAGTGAGCACCCAGACCTGAGggtcactgtgtgccaggccctgcgcACCCTCATCACCAAGGGCTGCGAAGCAG AGGCCGACCGTGCTGAAGTGAGCCGCTTTGCCAAGAACTTCCTGCCGATCCTTTTCAACCTGTATGGGCAGCCTGTTGCAGCTGGGGACACCCCAGCCCCTCGCCGAGCCGTGCTGGAAACCATCAAAACTTACCTCACCATTACTGAGCCTCAG TTGGTGAATGGTTTCCTGGAAAAAGCCAGTGAGAAGGTGCTCGACCCTGCTAGCTCGGACTTCACCAG ATTATCTGTCCTGGACCTGGTCGTGGCCTTGGCTCCTCATGCTGACGAAGCTGCCATCAGCAAGCTGTACTCCACCATCCGGCCCTACCTAGAG AGCAAGGCCCATGGGGTACAGAAGAAGGCCTACCGCGTGCTAGAGGAGGTGTGTGCCAGTCCCTGGGGCCCCGGGGCCCGCTTCGTGCAGAGTCACTTGGACGACCTGAAGAAGACCCTGCTGGACTCGCTGCGGACCACTTCCTCACCTGCCAAGAGG CCCCGTTTGAAGTGCCTCATACATATTGTGAAGAAGCTCACAGCCGAGCATGAGGAGTTTATCACTGCCCTTGTCCCAGAG GTGATCCTGTGTACCAAGGAGGTATCGGTGGGTGCTCGGAAGAATGCGTTCGCCCTGCTGGTGGAGATGGGCCATGCTTTCCTTCGGTTTGGCCCAAGCCAGGAAG AGGCCCTGCAGCGCTACCTCATCCTGATCTACCCTGGCCTTGTGGGCGCCGTCACCATGGTCAGCTGCAGCATCCTGGCCCTGACCCACCTCCTTTTCGAGTTTAAAG GTCTGATGGGGACAAGCACCGTAGAGCAGCTGCTGGAAAACGTGTGCCTGCTCCTGGCCTCCCGCACACGGGATGTGGTCAAGTCAGCGCTGGGCTTCATCAAGGTGGCGGTGCTTGTCATGGACGTGGCACACTTGGCCAAGCATGTGCAGCTGGTG ATGGAAGCCATTGGGAAGCTGTCAGACGATATGCGGCGGCACTTCCGTATGAAGCTTCGGAACCTGTTCACCAAGTTCATCCGCAAGTTTGG GTTTGAGCTGGTGAAGAAGCTGCTGCCTGTGGAATACCACAAAGTCCTGGTCAACATCCGGAAAGCTGAGGCCCGGGCCAAGAGGCACCGCGCGCTGAACCAGGCggctgaggaagaggaagaggaggaggagcccGCCCAGGGCACAGGTGACAG CATCGAGGAGATTTTGGCCGACTCCGAGGACGAGGACAGTGAGCAGGAGGAAAGGAGCCGGGGCAAGGAGCAGCGGAGGCTGACCCGGCAGAGGAGCCGGGCCTGGCTGAAGGAGGGTGGTGGGGATGAGCCCCTCAACTTCCTGGACCCCAAGGTGGCCCAGCGAGTCCTAG CCACACAGCCTGGGCCTGGCTACGGCAAGAAGAAGGACCATGGCTTCAAAGTGAGTGCCGACGGCCGGCTGATCATCCGGGAGGAGGACGATGACGCTGCCACCACCAagatggaagaggaggaaggtgCTAAAG GGGAGGATGAAGAGATGGCTGACCTGATGGAAGACTTGGGCGTCAGGCGT AAGAAACCCCAGAAGCTCAAGCATCAGAAAGAGCCTGATGACGAGGAGCTGGAGATGCCCCCTCAGTACCAAG